Proteins from a genomic interval of Aureimonas sp. AU20:
- a CDS encoding acyltransferase family protein, translating into MIIQIQYLRGIAALMVVVFHAFDLLGRETGMDNPFRVGALGVDIFFVISGFIIFVAAEKSEPRPAEFMIRRILRIVPLYWALTLLIAGVSLLRPDLLSSTVFDPKHLLASLFFVPMAHPKLGELFPVLIPGWTLNYEMAFYLVMAAALFAPRGARAWIILAVLLLLVGLGQAGIAIPAFYAQPILLEFGLGLLIGMAYRRNLRIDAGAGMIVTLVGFVALVWLEPVELSRFLKAGLPAALIVGGAALGRRAPGRAGHPLMLLLGDASYSLYLTQAIVLPAMAKVWSSTGLLLGLVGGLPFVAFLTVVAALAGIVCYRLLEKPLLGFTTRLSARSSPAAPGGFQGKQPKGASLS; encoded by the coding sequence ATGATCATCCAGATCCAGTATCTGCGCGGGATCGCCGCCTTGATGGTCGTGGTGTTCCACGCGTTCGACCTGCTCGGGCGCGAGACGGGAATGGACAATCCGTTTCGCGTGGGGGCGCTCGGCGTCGACATCTTCTTCGTCATCAGCGGCTTCATCATCTTCGTCGCCGCCGAGAAGTCCGAGCCCCGTCCTGCCGAGTTCATGATACGGCGCATCTTGAGGATCGTGCCGCTCTACTGGGCGCTGACGCTCCTCATCGCCGGTGTCTCGCTGCTGCGGCCCGACCTTTTGTCGTCCACCGTCTTCGATCCCAAGCACCTCCTCGCTTCGCTCTTCTTCGTGCCGATGGCCCATCCCAAGCTTGGCGAACTCTTCCCGGTTCTGATTCCGGGATGGACGCTGAACTACGAGATGGCCTTCTATCTCGTCATGGCGGCGGCGCTGTTCGCGCCTCGCGGTGCCCGCGCCTGGATCATCCTTGCCGTGCTGCTTCTCCTGGTTGGGCTGGGGCAGGCCGGGATTGCGATCCCCGCCTTTTATGCCCAACCGATCCTTCTCGAATTCGGGCTCGGCCTTCTGATCGGTATGGCCTACCGCCGCAACTTGCGGATCGACGCCGGGGCCGGAATGATCGTGACGCTGGTCGGCTTCGTCGCTCTCGTCTGGCTCGAACCGGTCGAGCTCTCGCGCTTTCTGAAAGCCGGCCTGCCGGCGGCGCTGATCGTCGGCGGTGCGGCGCTGGGCCGGCGCGCCCCCGGCCGGGCCGGCCATCCGCTGATGCTGCTTCTGGGCGACGCGTCCTACTCGCTGTACCTGACGCAGGCGATCGTCCTGCCGGCCATGGCCAAGGTCTGGAGTTCCACCGGCTTGCTGCTGGGGCTTGTGGGCGGCTTGCCCTTCGTCGCCTTCCTTACCGTCGTCGCTGCGCTGGCCGGCATCGTCTGCTACCGACTGCTCGAAAAGCCTCTGCTCGGCTTCACCACGCGTCTGTCGGCCCGCTCCTCGCCGGCCGCGCCGGGCGGCTTCCAGGGAAAGCAGCCAAAGGGAGCGAGCCTGTCGTGA
- a CDS encoding glycosyltransferase family 4 protein: protein MIRNRTILFLHQNFPGQFLHLARHLSRENRVLFLSRKTPNRLARVRLVEYDLHREPDARIHPYLSGPERGILHGQAVVRELLKLRREGIRPDLIVGHTGWGETLFVKDVFPDVPLLSYFEFYYSTLGADVGFDPEFPSDPDLKFRLRIRNQAILSCLEATDRGLSPTRWQQERLPAPFRSKVAVIHDGVDTDAVRPGQEASVTLPNGRSFDAATPVVTYVARNLEPYRGFHIFMRAVQPILDRNPAAEVMIVGGDDVSYGSRLPGGETYRERALRETQVDLSRVHFTGKLPYATYLNLLQVSAAHVYLTYPFVLSWSMIEAMATGCLLVASRTPPVEEVIRDGENGLLVDFFDVDAIAQRVTQALQDPERFRPLRAAARRTAVERYDLSRVCLPQHVGLLEEMLG, encoded by the coding sequence ATGATCCGCAACCGGACGATCCTGTTCCTGCACCAGAACTTTCCCGGCCAGTTCCTGCATCTCGCCCGGCATCTGTCGCGCGAGAACCGGGTCCTGTTCCTCAGCCGCAAGACGCCGAACCGCTTGGCGCGGGTGCGGCTGGTCGAATACGATCTGCATCGCGAGCCCGACGCGCGCATCCATCCCTATCTCTCGGGGCCGGAGCGCGGCATCCTGCATGGGCAGGCGGTGGTGCGCGAACTCTTGAAGCTCAGGCGGGAGGGCATCCGGCCGGACCTCATCGTCGGACATACGGGCTGGGGGGAAACGCTCTTCGTCAAGGACGTCTTCCCCGACGTGCCGCTGCTCAGCTATTTCGAATTCTATTACAGCACGCTCGGGGCGGATGTCGGCTTCGACCCGGAATTTCCATCCGACCCGGATCTCAAGTTCCGGCTGCGCATTCGCAACCAGGCCATTCTCTCCTGCCTGGAGGCGACCGATCGCGGCCTGTCGCCGACGCGCTGGCAGCAGGAACGCCTGCCCGCCCCCTTCCGGTCGAAGGTCGCGGTGATCCATGACGGTGTCGATACGGACGCGGTTCGCCCCGGGCAGGAGGCGAGCGTCACGCTGCCGAACGGGCGCAGCTTCGATGCCGCGACGCCTGTCGTCACCTATGTCGCGCGTAACCTGGAGCCCTATCGCGGCTTCCACATCTTCATGCGGGCGGTGCAGCCGATCCTAGATCGCAACCCGGCAGCGGAGGTGATGATCGTCGGAGGCGACGATGTCAGCTATGGCTCGCGCCTGCCCGGCGGCGAGACCTATCGCGAGCGAGCCCTGCGCGAGACGCAAGTCGATCTCTCGCGCGTCCACTTCACCGGGAAGCTGCCCTACGCGACCTATCTGAACCTGCTGCAGGTCTCGGCCGCGCATGTCTATCTCACCTACCCGTTCGTCCTGTCCTGGTCGATGATCGAGGCGATGGCGACGGGTTGCCTGCTGGTCGCCTCGCGCACGCCGCCGGTCGAGGAGGTGATCCGCGACGGCGAGAACGGGCTTCTGGTGGATTTCTTCGATGTCGATGCCATCGCCCAGCGCGTCACGCAGGCGCTGCAGGACCCGGAGCGTTTTCGCCCGTTGCGCGCAGCGGCACGGCGCACGGCGGTGGAGCGCTACGATTTGTCGCGGGTCTGCCTGCCGCAGCACGTCGGGCTTCTGGAGGAGATGCTGGGGTAG
- the rirA gene encoding iron-responsive transcriptional regulator RirA, translating into MRLTRQTNYAIRILMYCAANTDRLSRVGEIASAYNVSELFLFKILQPLVEAKFVQTVRGRNGGIRLARPAREITLRAVVEVTEESFAMAECFETGAVDCPLIDSCALNAALREALNAFLNTLGGYTIEGLVNSSGAIHHRLGLGVPAPAPALAAALN; encoded by the coding sequence ATGCGCCTGACCCGCCAGACGAATTATGCCATTCGCATTCTCATGTACTGCGCCGCCAACACCGATCGGCTGAGCCGGGTGGGCGAGATCGCGTCGGCCTACAATGTTTCCGAGCTGTTCCTGTTCAAGATCCTTCAGCCCCTCGTGGAGGCCAAGTTCGTGCAGACGGTGCGCGGTCGCAACGGCGGCATTCGGCTTGCCCGGCCGGCGCGGGAGATCACGTTGCGCGCTGTCGTGGAAGTGACGGAGGAAAGCTTCGCCATGGCGGAATGCTTCGAGACCGGCGCGGTGGATTGCCCGCTGATCGACAGCTGCGCCTTGAACGCGGCGCTGCGTGAAGCCTTGAACGCCTTCCTCAATACGCTCGGCGGTTACACGATCGAAGGCTTGGTGAATTCCAGCGGCGCCATCCATCATCGCCTGGGCCTCGGCGTGCCCGCACCAGCGCCGGCTCTGGCGGCCGCGCTGAACTAG
- a CDS encoding ABC transporter permease subunit produces the protein MDYFLQQLINGVTLGSIYGLIAIGYTMVYGIIGMINFAHGEVFMIGSFIALTVFLILTAVGLTFLPLVLLIMVVVAMIFTALWGWSIERIAYRPLRGSFRLAPLITAIGMSIFLQNFVQLAQGARVKPLPPQVQGSIVLTDGVQVSYMQIVIVLTTLVLMAGFTILITRTPLGRQQRACEQDAKMASLLGVNVDRTISLTFVMGASLAAVAGTMYLLYYGVIDFYIGFLAGVKAFTAAVLGGIGSLPGAMLGGLAIGLIETFWSGYFSVEYKDVAAFSILAITLIFLPSGLLGRPEVEKV, from the coding sequence ATGGATTATTTTCTTCAACAGCTCATCAACGGAGTGACGCTCGGCTCCATCTATGGGCTGATCGCCATTGGTTATACGATGGTCTACGGCATTATCGGCATGATCAACTTCGCCCATGGCGAGGTCTTCATGATCGGGTCGTTCATCGCGCTGACCGTGTTCCTGATCCTGACCGCCGTCGGGCTTACCTTCCTTCCGCTGGTGCTGCTCATCATGGTGGTCGTCGCCATGATCTTCACCGCGCTCTGGGGCTGGTCGATCGAGCGCATCGCCTATCGGCCGCTGCGCGGCTCCTTCCGCCTCGCGCCGCTCATCACCGCCATCGGCATGTCGATCTTCCTGCAGAACTTCGTGCAGCTTGCCCAGGGCGCGCGCGTCAAGCCGCTGCCGCCGCAGGTTCAGGGCTCGATCGTGCTGACGGACGGCGTGCAGGTCTCCTACATGCAGATCGTCATCGTGCTGACGACGCTCGTTCTCATGGCGGGCTTCACGATCCTGATCACACGCACGCCGCTCGGCCGCCAGCAGCGCGCCTGCGAGCAGGACGCCAAGATGGCCTCGCTGCTGGGCGTCAATGTCGACCGCACGATCTCGCTGACCTTCGTCATGGGCGCCTCGCTCGCCGCCGTCGCCGGTACGATGTACCTTCTCTATTACGGCGTGATCGACTTCTACATCGGCTTCCTCGCCGGCGTGAAAGCCTTCACCGCCGCGGTTCTGGGCGGCATCGGCTCGCTGCCGGGCGCCATGCTCGGGGGCCTCGCCATCGGTCTCATCGAAACCTTCTGGTCGGGCTACTTCTCGGTGGAATACAAGGACGTCGCCGCCTTCTCGATCCTGGCGATCACGCTGATCTTCCTCCCCTCCGGCCTTCTCGGCCGCCCGGAAGTGGAGAAGGTCTGA
- the livM gene encoding high-affinity branched-chain amino acid ABC transporter permease LivM — protein sequence MATTPNTPSSSPVGAEREFENQRDAVRGEAPFTPEPEFRLSFPQAFREAAITAAIVGLLTLFFVAVRSDIAPGGLLLYTRWDLWLTFVAIAFGVRLVLSLALFQRRAAGASGKSAKTVKSVKAKGGLTIGRVLSALFLLVALVLPFLIQLVFPSSSRYLIDLSILILTYVMLGWGLNIVVGLAGLLDLGYVAFYAVGAYSFALLAINFELGFWVCLPMAGLFAALWGIILGFPVLRLRGDYLAIVTLAFGEIIRVVLLNWGAFTGGPNGLLGIPRPTFFGLDFGRGEGSFSAFFGIPYDSLHRFIFLYYIILALALLTNFVTLRLRKMPVGRAWEALREDEIACRALGINTTNVKLTAFATGAMFGGFAGSFFATRQGFISPESFTFLESAIILAIVVLGGLGSQLGVVFASLVMIGGIELMRNLTFIQDILGNDFDPGRYRMVLFGVAMVAIMVWKPRGLVSSRQPSAVYKERKAIGADMVAQGEGH from the coding sequence ATGGCCACCACGCCCAACACCCCCTCCTCGTCGCCGGTCGGCGCCGAGCGCGAGTTCGAGAACCAGCGCGACGCCGTGCGGGGCGAAGCGCCCTTCACGCCCGAGCCGGAATTCCGTCTCTCCTTCCCGCAGGCCTTTCGCGAAGCCGCCATCACCGCCGCCATCGTCGGCTTGCTGACCTTGTTCTTCGTGGCGGTGCGCAGCGACATCGCGCCCGGCGGCCTTCTCCTCTACACGCGCTGGGACCTTTGGCTGACCTTCGTCGCCATCGCCTTCGGCGTGCGGCTCGTTCTGAGTCTCGCTTTGTTCCAGCGCCGCGCCGCCGGCGCCTCGGGCAAATCCGCGAAGACGGTGAAGAGCGTCAAGGCCAAGGGCGGCCTGACGATCGGCAGGGTGCTGAGCGCGCTCTTTCTTCTTGTGGCGCTCGTCCTGCCCTTCCTGATTCAGCTCGTCTTCCCCTCCAGCTCGCGCTACCTGATCGATCTTTCGATCCTGATCCTGACCTATGTCATGCTCGGCTGGGGCCTCAACATCGTGGTCGGGCTCGCAGGCCTTCTCGACCTCGGCTATGTCGCCTTCTATGCCGTCGGCGCCTATTCCTTCGCGCTGCTGGCCATCAATTTCGAACTGGGCTTCTGGGTCTGTCTTCCCATGGCCGGCCTCTTCGCCGCTCTCTGGGGCATCATTCTTGGCTTCCCCGTGCTGCGCCTGCGCGGCGATTATCTCGCCATCGTCACGCTGGCCTTCGGCGAGATCATCCGCGTCGTGCTTTTGAACTGGGGCGCCTTCACCGGTGGCCCGAACGGCCTGCTCGGCATTCCCCGCCCGACCTTCTTCGGCCTCGATTTCGGGCGCGGCGAAGGCTCGTTCTCGGCCTTCTTCGGCATTCCCTACGACAGCCTGCACCGCTTCATCTTCCTTTATTACATCATCCTGGCCCTGGCCCTTCTGACGAACTTCGTGACGCTGCGCCTCCGCAAGATGCCGGTCGGCCGCGCCTGGGAGGCGCTTCGCGAGGACGAGATCGCCTGCCGCGCGCTCGGCATCAACACCACGAACGTCAAGCTCACGGCCTTCGCCACGGGCGCCATGTTCGGCGGCTTCGCCGGCTCCTTCTTCGCCACGCGCCAGGGCTTCATCTCGCCTGAAAGCTTCACCTTCCTGGAATCGGCGATCATCCTCGCGATCGTGGTTCTGGGCGGCCTCGGCTCGCAGCTCGGCGTGGTCTTCGCCTCGCTGGTGATGATCGGCGGCATCGAGCTGATGCGAAACCTCACCTTCATCCAGGACATTCTGGGTAACGACTTCGACCCCGGCCGCTACCGCATGGTGCTGTTCGGCGTCGCCATGGTGGCGATCATGGTGTGGAAGCCGCGCGGCCTCGTGTCGTCCCGCCAGCCCTCGGCGGTCTACAAGGAACGCAAGGCCATCGGCGCCGACATGGTGGCGCAGGGCGAGGGACACTGA
- a CDS encoding ABC transporter ATP-binding protein: MTNAQPIPAPLGAEPRRWLDDPVLTVEHLTMRFGGLVAINDLSFSVGRGDITALIGPNGAGKTTVFNCVTGFYKPTEGRISLRRGRGITDEAVAELTRSGAQSRKTPQGEVFLLERMSDFRITRTAGVARTFQNIRLFGGMTVYENLLVAQHNALMRASGFTIAGLFGLPGYRRAREAAQDLAVDWLKRTALLHRADDPAADLSYGDQRRLEIARAMCTGPSVLCLDEPAAGLNPRESAELNELLRSIRSEFDTSILLIEHDMGVVMEISDHIVVLDYGKKISDGTASEVRNDPKVIAAYLGVDDEEVEAVEEKLDKGDVEGAVQSVHLSGGPEA; encoded by the coding sequence ATGACGAACGCACAGCCCATCCCCGCCCCCCTCGGTGCCGAGCCGCGCCGCTGGCTCGACGATCCCGTGCTGACCGTCGAGCATCTCACCATGCGCTTCGGCGGCCTGGTCGCCATCAACGACCTGTCCTTCTCGGTCGGGCGCGGCGACATCACCGCGCTGATTGGCCCGAACGGCGCCGGCAAGACCACGGTCTTCAACTGCGTCACCGGCTTCTACAAGCCGACCGAGGGGCGCATCTCGCTGCGCCGCGGGCGCGGCATCACCGACGAGGCCGTGGCCGAGCTCACCCGTTCGGGCGCGCAGAGCCGCAAGACGCCGCAGGGCGAGGTCTTCCTGCTGGAGCGCATGAGCGACTTTCGCATCACGCGCACGGCGGGCGTCGCCCGCACCTTCCAGAACATCCGCCTGTTCGGCGGCATGACCGTGTACGAGAACCTGCTCGTCGCCCAGCACAACGCGCTGATGCGCGCCTCCGGCTTCACGATCGCCGGCCTGTTCGGTCTGCCGGGCTACCGGCGGGCGCGCGAGGCGGCGCAGGATCTGGCGGTGGACTGGCTGAAGCGCACCGCGCTGCTGCATCGGGCCGACGACCCGGCTGCCGACCTTTCCTATGGCGACCAGCGCCGACTGGAAATCGCCCGCGCCATGTGCACCGGTCCCTCGGTCCTGTGCCTGGACGAACCGGCGGCGGGCCTCAACCCGCGCGAATCGGCCGAGCTGAACGAGCTCCTGCGCTCGATCCGCTCCGAGTTCGACACCTCGATCCTCCTGATCGAGCACGACATGGGCGTCGTCATGGAGATCTCGGACCACATCGTGGTTCTCGACTACGGCAAGAAGATCTCGGACGGCACGGCCTCCGAGGTGCGCAACGATCCCAAGGTCATCGCCGCCTATCTCGGCGTCGACGACGAGGAAGTGGAAGCGGTGGAAGAGAAGCTGGACAAGGGCGATGTCGAGGGCGCGGTGCAGAGCGTCCACCTGAGCGGAGGGCCCGAGGCATGA